One segment of Candidatus Fermentibacter sp. DNA contains the following:
- a CDS encoding 16S rRNA (guanine(527)-N(7))-methyltransferase RsmG, whose amino-acid sequence MERRQASDSPAAGEAPLGIRFPEAFRDAAGSFMEMIRERNRVMNLVGPGETGRLWERHVLESAAFSLLLDPSKPVADIGSGAGFPGMVLAMLGFDVILLEPRRNRALFLEYAAGRLGLGNVSVIRSRLEDWPGTAPQFTARSLMPAGELVRLLEELGHSCSVTVRVPPGESAMPGCVRTLDLPVPPLDRPGVLVQYRIPIVRPYEAGSTRKATP is encoded by the coding sequence GTGGAACGAAGACAGGCGTCTGACAGCCCGGCAGCCGGAGAGGCTCCTCTCGGCATCCGGTTCCCGGAGGCTTTCCGGGATGCCGCCGGGAGCTTCATGGAGATGATCCGGGAGAGGAACCGGGTCATGAACCTTGTCGGGCCCGGCGAGACGGGACGGCTGTGGGAAAGGCACGTTCTCGAGTCTGCCGCCTTCTCCCTGCTGCTCGATCCATCGAAGCCCGTGGCGGACATCGGATCGGGTGCCGGATTCCCGGGGATGGTGCTCGCCATGCTCGGTTTCGATGTGATCCTGCTCGAGCCGCGCAGGAACAGGGCGCTCTTCCTCGAGTATGCCGCCGGCAGGCTGGGCCTCGGGAATGTTTCGGTCATCAGGAGCAGGCTCGAGGACTGGCCCGGGACTGCCCCGCAGTTCACCGCCCGGTCCCTCATGCCGGCCGGAGAGCTGGTCCGGCTCCTCGAAGAACTCGGTCATTCGTGCTCCGTCACGGTCAGGGTGCCCCCCGGGGAATCCGCGATGCCGGGCTGCGTGCGTACGCTGGATCTTCCCGTCCCTCCGCTTGACCGCCCGGGGGTTCTTGTGCAGTATCGCATTCCGATCGTGCGGCCGTACGAGGCCGGAAGCACCCGAAAGGCCACTCCATGA
- a CDS encoding ParA family protein, whose translation MSRIISVSNQKGGVGKTTTVINLAASLAAFEKDVLVVDLDPQANATSGMGLPLPSPKNIHALLAGLAGFDGSVVETGFEGMSAIPGSRDLAGLEIDLASQKGREFFLRDRLRVPEMDRFDFVLIDCPPSLGLLTINALVAADSVLLPLQSEYYALEGLSHLLDTIRRVRQLWNPAITMEGVLLTMYDRRLKLSREVEADAEDHLSEMLLGTRIPRNVRLSEAPSFGKPVLHYDVESPGARCYLQLAEELISR comes from the coding sequence ATGAGCAGGATCATCTCCGTATCGAATCAGAAGGGCGGCGTCGGAAAGACCACCACCGTGATCAATCTCGCAGCCAGCCTCGCCGCATTCGAGAAGGATGTCCTCGTCGTGGACCTCGATCCGCAGGCCAACGCCACCAGCGGCATGGGCCTGCCCCTTCCGTCCCCGAAGAACATACATGCTCTCCTCGCCGGCCTCGCCGGCTTCGACGGGTCCGTGGTCGAGACCGGGTTCGAGGGGATGTCGGCGATCCCGGGTTCGAGGGATCTGGCCGGCCTCGAGATAGACCTGGCCTCGCAGAAGGGCAGGGAGTTCTTCCTCCGCGACAGGCTGAGGGTCCCCGAAATGGACAGGTTCGACTTCGTGCTGATAGACTGTCCTCCATCGCTCGGCCTGCTGACGATCAACGCGCTCGTGGCCGCCGACTCGGTGCTGCTCCCTCTCCAGAGCGAGTATTATGCCCTCGAGGGCCTGTCCCACCTCCTCGACACGATCCGGAGAGTCCGTCAGCTCTGGAATCCCGCCATCACCATGGAGGGGGTCCTGCTCACTATGTACGACAGGCGCCTGAAGCTCAGCAGGGAGGTGGAGGCGGACGCGGAGGACCATCTCAGCGAGATGCTCCTCGGGACCAGGATACCCAGGAACGTACGTCTCAGCGAGGCTCCCAGCTTCGGCAAGCCCGTCCTTCACTACGATGTCGAATCACCCGGCGCGAGATGCTATCTGCAGCTCGCCGAGGAGCTTATTTCGAGATGA
- a CDS encoding ParB/RepB/Spo0J family partition protein codes for MTQLRKRALGRGLEALLPSVDPAEPGQVASVDVDRIEPNPHQPRREWDEADLRSLSDSIREQGILQPLVLRKQGLRFQVIAGERRLRAARMAGLKEVPAVIREATDSQMLAWALVENIQRRDLGPLEKAEAFSRLSTTFSLTQEEMGRQTGLDRSTVSNLVRLLELPDPVKTMLRDGRLAMGHGRALLALHDARTIETAASLAVSRDMSVRQLEEHVRRASRQPAARKAQKPVAPAVADLQEKLTRRLAARVRIRDRGGRGSMIVEYSSLSDLERILEIIGG; via the coding sequence ATGACGCAGTTGAGGAAGAGGGCCCTGGGCAGGGGGCTCGAGGCGCTTCTCCCGTCAGTCGATCCGGCGGAACCCGGGCAGGTGGCTTCGGTCGACGTGGACCGGATCGAACCCAACCCCCACCAGCCGAGACGTGAATGGGACGAAGCGGACCTCCGCTCGCTCAGCGACTCGATCCGCGAGCAGGGAATACTCCAGCCGCTGGTTCTGAGGAAGCAGGGTCTCCGCTTCCAGGTGATCGCCGGGGAGAGGCGTCTCCGGGCTGCGCGGATGGCCGGGCTGAAGGAGGTCCCCGCCGTCATAAGGGAGGCGACGGACTCCCAGATGCTCGCCTGGGCGCTCGTCGAGAACATCCAGCGCAGGGATCTCGGGCCGCTGGAGAAGGCGGAGGCCTTCAGCAGGCTCTCTACTACCTTCTCTCTGACCCAGGAGGAGATGGGCAGGCAGACCGGACTGGACCGCTCGACCGTCTCCAACCTCGTGAGGCTGCTGGAGCTCCCCGACCCTGTCAAGACGATGCTTCGCGACGGCAGGCTCGCCATGGGGCACGGAAGGGCCCTCCTGGCCCTCCACGACGCCCGCACCATCGAAACCGCCGCCTCGCTGGCGGTCTCCAGGGACATGTCGGTGCGCCAGCTCGAGGAGCACGTGAGGAGAGCCTCCCGCCAGCCCGCGGCCCGGAAGGCGCAGAAGCCCGTCGCACCGGCGGTTGCCGATCTCCAGGAGAAGCTTACCCGCAGGCTCGCGGCCCGCGTCAGGATAAGGGACAGGGGGGGCCGGGGGAGCATGATCGTGGAGTACTCGTCTCTCTCGGATCTCGAGAGGATTCTGGAGATAATAGGTGGCTGA
- a CDS encoding 4Fe-4S binding protein, producing MAYKIGDKCIACGTCKDECPVEAISEGKPYKIDDSKCIDCGACASVCPVEAIEAP from the coding sequence GTGGCGTACAAGATAGGCGACAAGTGCATAGCGTGCGGAACCTGCAAGGACGAGTGCCCGGTCGAGGCCATAAGCGAGGGCAAGCCGTACAAGATCGATGACAGCAAGTGCATCGACTGCGGCGCCTGCGCCTCGGTCTGCCCGGTTGAGGCGATCGAAGCCCCCTAG
- a CDS encoding DUF3473 domain-containing protein, with protein MSIDVEEWFQTAAVCTGGFAPLSSRRRRRSPGLVDGLIDMLTEYGARATFFVLGDLLEAEPSIGEAVTGSGNELACHGWAHGSLISMDRVAFRADIGRCLETWSRLSLPLPRGYRAPSFSVTERNSAWVAEELSSAGFLYDSSVFPIPRIRYGIPAAPLIPYRLEGGALLELPLASVPVFGLRIPAAGGAWMRFMPMHVHHRLLRRACAAGRTPVLYAHPWEFDTPFDGEAGFPWIVRLRQGLGSGPRMQRALSRLLGSFDSITLAELCRESSRGMDPP; from the coding sequence ATGAGCATAGACGTCGAGGAGTGGTTCCAGACCGCCGCGGTCTGCACGGGCGGCTTCGCGCCTCTGTCGTCTCGAAGGCGCAGGAGATCCCCCGGCCTAGTCGACGGGCTGATCGACATGCTGACGGAGTACGGGGCCAGGGCCACCTTCTTCGTGCTGGGCGATCTCCTCGAGGCGGAGCCCTCGATCGGGGAGGCCGTGACGGGATCGGGGAACGAGCTGGCCTGCCACGGGTGGGCCCACGGAAGCCTTATCTCGATGGACCGCGTAGCCTTCAGGGCGGACATCGGGAGGTGCCTCGAGACATGGTCGAGGCTTTCGCTGCCCCTTCCGAGGGGCTACCGGGCGCCGAGCTTCAGCGTCACCGAACGGAACTCCGCCTGGGTCGCCGAAGAACTGTCGTCTGCAGGCTTCCTTTACGACAGCAGCGTCTTCCCCATCCCCAGGATCAGATACGGCATCCCTGCCGCTCCCCTGATCCCGTACCGGCTCGAAGGCGGCGCCCTGCTCGAACTGCCCCTTGCCTCCGTGCCCGTGTTCGGGCTCAGGATTCCGGCGGCCGGAGGGGCATGGATGCGCTTCATGCCGATGCATGTGCATCACCGGCTCCTGCGGCGGGCCTGTGCGGCCGGAAGGACGCCGGTGCTCTACGCCCATCCCTGGGAGTTCGACACCCCCTTCGACGGTGAGGCGGGATTCCCCTGGATCGTCAGACTCAGGCAGGGCCTGGGCAGCGGACCGAGGATGCAGAGGGCTCTCTCGAGGCTGCTCGGGAGTTTCGATTCCATCACGCTGGCAGAGCTGTGCCGGGAGTCGTCGCGGGGGATGGATCCCCCGTAA
- a CDS encoding formyltransferase family protein produces MTRAPSPGGPCLRVVLLCDDEPFEIPRTVASIVESLPGWRFTVASLGGHASLRDIRRNSSRYLGLYGPLGFAARGSWMILLKILAALRAPTASPHSLAQAASRTGADFITIDRVNSEAGRAVLEALEPDVIVSIACPQILRPVTLAIPSICALNLHSALLPVNRGMLPTFWSLFSEPPRAGVTLHLMTAELDGGEILLQREIPVSRRTTSLHSLIRRCKQTGAEMVTEGLLMVAEGSWTTRPNPSCEGSRNGFPTKEDVAEFRRRGGRIW; encoded by the coding sequence TTGACCCGGGCTCCATCCCCCGGCGGACCCTGCCTCCGGGTCGTGCTGCTGTGCGATGACGAGCCCTTCGAGATCCCCCGGACCGTCGCGAGCATCGTCGAGTCCCTGCCGGGATGGCGTTTCACCGTTGCATCGCTTGGCGGCCATGCCTCCCTGCGGGACATCCGAAGGAACTCCTCGCGGTACCTGGGCCTCTACGGCCCTCTGGGATTCGCAGCGAGAGGGTCGTGGATGATCCTCCTGAAGATCCTAGCGGCGCTTCGCGCGCCAACTGCCTCCCCCCATTCCCTGGCGCAGGCGGCCTCGAGGACGGGGGCGGATTTCATCACGATCGACCGTGTGAACTCCGAAGCGGGCAGGGCTGTCCTGGAAGCCCTCGAGCCCGATGTCATCGTATCGATCGCCTGCCCGCAGATCCTCCGGCCGGTGACCCTGGCCATCCCTTCGATCTGCGCGCTGAATCTCCACTCCGCCCTGCTCCCCGTGAACAGGGGGATGCTGCCGACCTTCTGGTCCCTCTTCTCGGAACCGCCCCGCGCCGGAGTGACGCTGCACCTCATGACCGCCGAGCTGGATGGAGGGGAGATCCTCCTCCAGAGGGAGATCCCGGTCTCCCGCCGGACGACCTCCCTCCATTCCCTGATACGCCGGTGCAAGCAGACAGGGGCGGAAATGGTCACCGAAGGCCTCCTGATGGTTGCCGAAGGCTCCTGGACGACACGTCCGAATCCATCCTGCGAGGGATCGAGGAACGGCTTCCCCACGAAGGAAGACGTCGCCGAGTTCAGGCGCAGGGGAGGGCGCATCTGGTGA
- a CDS encoding HAD family phosphatase, with protein MNGIGPEPCTPLTGADLLRAGGLLFDFDGVIADSERLYMASWNEALAPWGVSIPEEEYFRHWTSLGEGLPGHISRHGGQGIDEARATSLQKRAYEAFCLSGAIGLMPGAAYVLEILSSSVFAGRFAIASNTDSRLVEGILMRAGAPVPPVIGGESLPRKPCPDIFLAAAHAIGSPPGSTLVFEDAWKGLEAARRGGFRPVLVRAPHNAGEALDADFSLDGISGLLPLLGP; from the coding sequence ATGAACGGGATCGGGCCAGAACCGTGCACGCCGCTCACCGGGGCCGACCTCCTTCGGGCCGGCGGGCTGCTGTTCGACTTCGACGGCGTCATCGCCGACAGCGAGCGCCTCTACATGGCCTCCTGGAACGAGGCTCTCGCGCCCTGGGGCGTCTCCATCCCGGAGGAGGAGTACTTCCGCCACTGGACCTCCCTCGGCGAGGGACTCCCGGGGCACATCTCGAGGCACGGCGGCCAGGGCATCGACGAAGCCCGCGCGACCTCCCTGCAGAAGCGCGCATACGAGGCGTTCTGCCTCTCCGGAGCGATCGGACTCATGCCGGGTGCGGCTTACGTCCTCGAGATCCTCTCTTCGTCCGTATTCGCCGGGAGGTTCGCCATCGCCTCCAACACGGATTCCCGCCTGGTGGAGGGCATCCTGATGCGGGCCGGAGCCCCGGTGCCGCCTGTCATCGGCGGAGAGTCGCTCCCGCGCAAACCCTGCCCGGACATCTTCCTGGCTGCTGCTCATGCAATCGGCTCCCCTCCGGGATCCACCCTGGTCTTCGAGGACGCATGGAAGGGGCTCGAGGCGGCCCGGCGGGGGGGCTTCAGGCCGGTTCTCGTCAGGGCGCCGCACAACGCAGGCGAAGCTCTCGATGCCGATTTCTCACTGGACGGCATATCCGGCCTGCTGCCGCTTCTCGGACCCTGA
- a CDS encoding phosphate acyltransferase has product MYENFAQIRQAARDNKGARAAVPMGHDEASLEALNMAAEEDIATSVVFAPRALVEETVGRTGLKLHPSIEIADVATEADAAIEAVKCVSGGGATILMKGLLKTSGFLKAVLDREHGLRTGRVLSHVAVVHVPKQDRLVAITDGGMIPRPTAEQVVQIVQNAAGVMVRLGCGTPRAALLAAVEVEDENLPETSLFASIARNGIEGVHVQGPLAVDGAMDPEAAAIKKITGEVAGRANILVTPDLSCGNIFAKAFMYMTDTEVGGMIAGAAAPVVMLSRSDAARTKLNSLALGVVTGA; this is encoded by the coding sequence TTGTACGAGAACTTCGCACAGATCAGGCAGGCGGCGCGAGACAACAAGGGGGCCCGGGCGGCCGTACCCATGGGGCATGACGAGGCCTCCCTCGAGGCTCTCAACATGGCGGCGGAGGAGGACATCGCCACATCGGTCGTCTTCGCTCCCCGGGCGCTCGTGGAGGAGACCGTCGGCAGAACGGGGTTGAAGCTCCATCCATCCATCGAGATCGCGGATGTGGCTACCGAGGCCGACGCCGCCATCGAAGCCGTGAAGTGCGTCAGCGGAGGCGGGGCCACGATCCTCATGAAGGGTCTCCTCAAGACGTCCGGGTTCCTCAAGGCCGTCCTGGACAGGGAGCACGGCCTCCGCACGGGCAGGGTCCTGAGCCACGTGGCCGTGGTCCACGTCCCGAAGCAGGACAGGCTCGTGGCGATCACCGACGGGGGCATGATCCCCAGGCCCACCGCCGAGCAGGTGGTGCAGATCGTCCAGAACGCCGCCGGCGTGATGGTCAGGCTGGGTTGCGGCACACCCAGGGCCGCCCTCCTGGCAGCCGTGGAGGTAGAGGACGAGAACCTGCCCGAGACATCGCTCTTCGCGTCGATTGCGCGAAACGGCATCGAGGGCGTCCACGTCCAGGGGCCGCTCGCGGTGGATGGAGCCATGGACCCGGAAGCAGCTGCCATAAAGAAGATCACGGGCGAGGTCGCGGGGCGGGCGAACATCCTCGTGACCCCCGACCTTTCGTGCGGCAACATCTTCGCGAAGGCCTTCATGTACATGACCGACACCGAGGTGGGGGGGATGATCGCCGGAGCCGCGGCCCCGGTGGTCATGCTGTCCCGCTCCGACGCCGCGCGCACCAAGCTGAACTCGCTCGCGCTCGGCGTCGTGACGGGAGCCTGA
- the buk gene encoding butyrate kinase: protein MERLVLALNPGGTSTKFGVYREGEPLFEESVRHLPEELAALGPTMNQTVPRRDLVLAALAEKGFDMSGLAAVVGRGGTFKPLQAGTYRVNRKLLDDITDGSTLQADHPSNLGAPLAWAVAEPLGLPSYFVDPVCVDEMIDEARPSGHPLLPRKSLSHALNIRMVAYKAASELGRPLSDLNMVVLHLGSGVSVNAIRKGRMIDTNNANDGGPFSSQRTGSLPVTGLVDLCFGGGYEKKQLQRMFLKEGGLMAYLGIDHVGEAFTRASKGDAEADRVLRAMVYQFVKEGGAMAAALRGEVDCVVITGGMAHNGWVVEEITKGLSFLGRVMTFPGEAELEALVRGVLRVLDGIEEVRTYN, encoded by the coding sequence ATGGAGAGGCTCGTCCTGGCGCTGAACCCCGGCGGGACTTCGACGAAGTTCGGAGTCTACAGGGAGGGGGAGCCCCTCTTCGAGGAGTCCGTGCGGCACCTCCCCGAGGAGCTCGCCGCCCTGGGGCCGACGATGAACCAGACGGTGCCGAGGCGTGACCTCGTGCTCGCCGCTCTCGCGGAGAAGGGGTTCGACATGTCGGGCCTCGCCGCCGTGGTGGGCCGCGGGGGCACGTTCAAGCCCCTGCAGGCCGGCACCTACCGTGTGAACCGGAAGCTGCTCGACGACATAACGGATGGATCGACGCTCCAGGCCGACCACCCGAGCAACCTCGGAGCCCCCCTCGCCTGGGCGGTCGCCGAACCGCTGGGGCTCCCCTCCTATTTCGTCGACCCGGTCTGCGTCGACGAGATGATCGACGAGGCCAGGCCCTCCGGGCATCCTCTGCTGCCGAGGAAGAGCCTCAGCCACGCCCTCAACATCCGCATGGTGGCCTACAAGGCCGCCTCCGAGCTCGGGAGGCCTCTGTCCGACCTCAACATGGTGGTGCTCCACCTCGGCAGCGGGGTCAGCGTGAACGCGATCCGGAAGGGCCGGATGATCGACACGAACAACGCCAACGACGGCGGGCCGTTCAGCTCGCAGAGGACAGGCTCCCTCCCCGTCACCGGGCTCGTCGACCTCTGCTTCGGGGGAGGATACGAGAAGAAGCAGCTCCAGCGGATGTTCCTCAAGGAAGGCGGCCTTATGGCCTATCTCGGCATCGACCATGTCGGGGAGGCCTTCACCAGGGCGTCGAAGGGGGATGCGGAAGCGGATCGCGTCCTGAGGGCGATGGTCTACCAGTTCGTGAAGGAGGGGGGGGCGATGGCCGCCGCCCTCCGCGGAGAAGTCGACTGCGTGGTGATTACCGGTGGCATGGCCCACAACGGCTGGGTCGTGGAAGAGATCACGAAGGGCCTCTCCTTCCTGGGAAGGGTCATGACCTTCCCGGGCGAGGCGGAGCTCGAGGCGCTCGTACGCGGTGTCCTCAGGGTCCTCGACGGGATCGAGGAAGTCAGGACTTACAACTAG
- the iorA gene encoding indolepyruvate ferredoxin oxidoreductase subunit alpha gives MKKPLNAKTDGLALLSGNEAIARGAWEHGVHFASAYPGTPSTEILETIGEHYPEIEAQWAPNEKVALETIAGASFGGARVLTAMKHVGLNVAADPFFTLSYIGATGGIVIVSADDPGMHSSQNEQDNRHLARAAKVPMLEPSDSAEARDLTGLALDISERFDTPVMLRTTTRTSHSSSPVALAPRREVPVKGYVRDPRKRIPIPAFARAMHTRVEERTRALSEFGNTFQYNRIIEGDRKLGVIASGVSASYVREVLPGATILKLAMTWPLPWDLIGRFLAMVDEVRVVEEGDPFLEEQIRSHFLLPVEGKRHFPVEGEFNPAIVRKGLGLDPVPARAPAEVPQRPPMLCAGCPHRGAFWVLSKMKSSTTGDIGCYTLGLMPPLNAMDTTVCMGASIGVLSGLEKAGGREAVSKLAAAIGDSTFVHSGVTGLIDMVYNGCTGTVIVMDNSITAMTGGQQNPGTGRTLRGEPSARLDIEAVCRACGVSSVRVVDPHDLKGLEAVLREEMARPEVSVVISRRPCVMVRKPSGRAVAVLDPEACISCRRCMSLGCPALSFHDGRPVVNSLLCYPECRLCADVCPKGALSKDYNREASSAD, from the coding sequence ATGAAGAAGCCTCTCAACGCGAAAACCGACGGTCTTGCGCTGCTGTCCGGCAACGAAGCCATAGCGAGGGGCGCATGGGAGCACGGCGTGCACTTCGCTTCGGCCTATCCCGGCACTCCCTCGACCGAGATCCTCGAGACGATCGGGGAGCACTATCCCGAAATCGAGGCCCAGTGGGCCCCCAACGAGAAGGTCGCCCTCGAGACGATAGCCGGGGCCTCCTTCGGCGGCGCCAGGGTCCTCACCGCCATGAAGCACGTCGGCCTCAACGTGGCCGCCGATCCGTTCTTCACGCTGAGCTACATCGGCGCGACAGGCGGCATCGTGATCGTGTCAGCCGACGACCCCGGGATGCACTCGTCCCAGAACGAACAGGACAACAGGCATCTGGCCCGGGCCGCCAAGGTGCCGATGCTGGAGCCCTCGGACAGCGCCGAGGCGCGCGACCTGACCGGCCTCGCCCTCGACATCTCCGAGAGGTTCGACACCCCGGTGATGCTGCGCACGACCACGCGCACCAGCCATTCCAGCAGCCCCGTGGCGCTCGCCCCGCGCAGGGAAGTCCCGGTGAAGGGATACGTCCGTGATCCCCGGAAGAGGATCCCCATACCGGCCTTCGCACGGGCGATGCACACGAGGGTCGAGGAGCGGACAAGGGCCCTGTCGGAGTTCGGCAATACGTTCCAGTACAACAGGATCATCGAGGGTGACAGGAAGCTCGGGGTGATCGCGAGCGGGGTCTCGGCGAGCTATGTCAGGGAGGTCCTCCCCGGCGCCACCATCCTCAAGCTGGCCATGACGTGGCCCCTGCCCTGGGACCTGATCGGCAGGTTCCTCGCGATGGTGGACGAGGTGAGGGTGGTCGAGGAGGGGGACCCGTTCCTCGAGGAGCAGATACGGTCCCACTTCCTGCTGCCGGTCGAGGGCAAGCGGCATTTCCCGGTCGAGGGCGAATTCAATCCCGCGATAGTCCGCAAAGGGCTCGGTCTCGATCCCGTTCCCGCCAGGGCTCCCGCCGAGGTGCCGCAGCGCCCGCCGATGCTCTGCGCGGGCTGCCCCCACAGGGGGGCGTTCTGGGTGCTCTCGAAGATGAAGTCGAGCACCACCGGAGACATCGGCTGCTACACCCTGGGCCTCATGCCTCCGCTCAACGCCATGGATACGACCGTCTGCATGGGAGCCTCCATCGGGGTCCTCTCGGGCCTCGAGAAGGCGGGCGGCCGGGAGGCCGTCTCGAAGCTTGCCGCCGCGATAGGCGACTCCACCTTCGTCCATTCCGGGGTCACAGGCCTGATCGACATGGTCTACAACGGCTGCACCGGCACGGTCATCGTCATGGACAACAGCATCACGGCCATGACCGGCGGCCAGCAGAACCCGGGGACCGGCCGGACCCTGAGGGGGGAACCCTCCGCCAGGCTCGACATCGAGGCGGTCTGCCGGGCATGCGGGGTCTCCTCCGTGCGGGTGGTCGATCCCCACGACCTGAAGGGGCTGGAGGCCGTCCTCAGGGAGGAGATGGCCAGGCCCGAGGTCTCCGTCGTGATCTCGAGGCGCCCGTGCGTGATGGTCAGGAAGCCTTCCGGCAGGGCGGTCGCCGTCCTGGATCCGGAAGCCTGCATAAGCTGCAGGCGCTGCATGTCCCTGGGCTGCCCGGCGCTGAGCTTCCACGACGGCAGGCCGGTGGTGAACAGCCTGCTGTGCTACCCGGAGTGCAGGCTCTGCGCGGACGTCTGCCCCAAGGGCGCCCTGAGCAAGGACTACAACAGGGAGGCCTCCAGTGCCGACTGA
- a CDS encoding indolepyruvate oxidoreductase subunit beta, whose protein sequence is MPTETTNVLICGTGGQGILLASEIVSAAAMLSGMDVRKSEVHGMAQRGGSVVSQVRFGKSVCSPIIEEGTADLMIALEKLEALRWSHFLSDSGTALICDLVIEPSSVSTGQASYPDVEAGLSDRGVRSLSIDAFGEAGRMGDLRVVNTLMVGAASVYLGLPEACWADAMRELLPEKALEINTRAFLRGRALAGA, encoded by the coding sequence GTGCCGACTGAGACCACCAACGTTCTGATCTGCGGAACCGGCGGGCAGGGCATACTGCTCGCGAGCGAGATCGTCAGCGCGGCCGCGATGCTTTCGGGGATGGACGTCCGCAAGAGCGAGGTCCACGGGATGGCCCAGAGGGGCGGAAGCGTCGTGAGCCAGGTGAGGTTCGGGAAGTCGGTCTGCAGCCCGATCATCGAGGAGGGCACGGCCGACCTGATGATAGCGCTGGAGAAGCTGGAGGCGCTGAGATGGTCGCACTTCCTGTCGGATTCCGGCACCGCGCTGATATGCGACCTCGTCATCGAACCGTCGTCCGTCAGCACCGGCCAGGCTTCCTACCCCGACGTCGAGGCCGGGCTCTCCGACAGGGGCGTGAGGTCCCTCTCGATCGACGCCTTCGGTGAAGCCGGCAGGATGGGCGATCTCCGGGTCGTCAACACGCTCATGGTGGGCGCGGCCTCGGTCTACCTCGGGCTGCCCGAAGCCTGCTGGGCCGATGCGATGAGGGAACTCCTCCCGGAAAAGGCCCTGGAGATCAACACCAGGGCTTTCCTGCGAGGGAGGGCCCTGGCCGGCGCCTGA
- a CDS encoding TIM barrel protein yields MEVKTVSERLGELKLQVSSQSYGRGTSGFSSYKTDEDAGTPEERLRLAAAVAKATGRARRVSLHSPGDLRTDEDAAKISALLKELSLECGSFYPDLFMPRKSGTMNHRLMYGTISNPISELRVASINFVIRSMELMRAVDCRQMVLWLPDGIDSPGEKNLTDMLDRILNGLRQIGINVRKSENMMLDFRPFDPSFCSMAVSDWGTAAWLCRETDPSCRVMLDTAALLPGASLDSVIVAMLHQKILGSVRLSDNRLSQGMMPAGTLDPAALFRFFVNLLQAEKAGLCSIGGMVFEIGVNTRVGIPAESVVRSIESIEQAFAAAMLVNPDELSEIQARPDPYLAEKLLQDAFMTDVRPVIKAWREQNGIPADPVQALRSEISKS; encoded by the coding sequence GTGGAAGTGAAAACGGTTTCCGAGAGACTCGGCGAGCTCAAGCTCCAGGTATCGAGTCAGTCCTACGGCCGGGGGACGAGTGGCTTCAGCAGCTACAAGACCGACGAGGACGCGGGCACTCCCGAAGAGCGACTCAGGCTGGCGGCAGCTGTGGCGAAGGCGACCGGCAGGGCCAGGAGGGTCTCGCTCCACTCCCCCGGCGACCTGAGGACGGACGAGGACGCAGCGAAGATCTCCGCTCTCCTGAAGGAACTCTCGCTGGAGTGCGGCTCCTTCTATCCCGACCTGTTCATGCCGCGCAAGAGCGGCACCATGAACCACCGGCTGATGTACGGCACCATATCGAACCCCATCTCGGAGCTCCGTGTGGCCAGCATCAACTTCGTCATCAGGTCGATGGAGCTGATGCGGGCGGTGGACTGCAGGCAGATGGTCCTCTGGCTGCCCGACGGGATAGACTCGCCGGGCGAGAAGAACCTCACCGACATGCTCGACAGGATACTGAACGGCCTGAGGCAGATCGGCATCAACGTCCGCAAGAGCGAGAACATGATGCTCGACTTCCGGCCGTTCGACCCCTCGTTCTGCTCGATGGCCGTGAGCGACTGGGGCACCGCGGCATGGCTCTGCCGCGAGACGGACCCCTCCTGCAGGGTGATGCTCGACACGGCCGCCCTGCTTCCGGGCGCCAGCCTCGACAGCGTCATCGTCGCCATGCTGCACCAGAAGATCCTCGGCAGCGTGAGACTCTCGGACAACAGGCTGTCCCAGGGCATGATGCCGGCCGGAACCCTCGACCCGGCAGCGCTCTTCCGCTTCTTCGTCAACCTGCTCCAGGCCGAGAAGGCGGGGCTGTGCTCGATCGGCGGCATGGTGTTCGAGATCGGCGTGAACACGAGGGTCGGCATACCTGCGGAATCCGTCGTCAGGTCGATAGAATCCATCGAGCAGGCCTTCGCCGCGGCCATGCTGGTCAATCCCGACGAGCTCTCCGAGATCCAGGCCAGGCCGGACCCCTACCTGGCGGAGAAGCTCCTGCAGGATGCCTTCATGACCGACGTCCGGCCCGTCATCAAGGCCTGGAGGGAGCAGAACGGCATCCCGGCAGATCCCGTCCAGGCGCTGCGGAGCGAGATCTCGAAGAGCTGA